In Papaver somniferum cultivar HN1 chromosome 1, ASM357369v1, whole genome shotgun sequence, a genomic segment contains:
- the LOC113286295 gene encoding F-box/LRR-repeat protein At3g58900-like isoform X2 yields MKGEEVDIISKLPDNLIHEILSFIDTKYAVQTSVLSKRWKNIWVSLPYISVDWTSFKKDIIYDLGETLCKFLTFVDKVFEFHDDSDIQSIKLGCVILDAISVEALNRWILAAVNHNVKDLDISGSYLHDSAYEIPHQILNSISLKSLIIILLGDCFGGTNIILQKSMSLPQLKTLWLAGISISNLDLQRLFSSCPLMETLFMQKCDVQTSNQRNIIIDSHSLQRVRLFENRYTHLGLADHTFTCTTKISAPNLMGFMCTGFMTEDCPLENLSSLGYARFDMRLTKEADETAQTYFELPAEEKEVFARRMMKFVGVVRSVRHLTLSSGFLEVLLQAPGILDRQPPQLCNLGTMKLGMRFTRGCIRSIAYLLKISPIITTLILVSEEANLADVEDDWDAGFPLTCMYSHLKFIEIKGVEGCDNELKFLRFVLKNSMVLEKVNLFFRSTSDSLDGGRQIRRFKRNLRAMPTASSSIKMNFL; encoded by the exons ATGAAAGGTGAAGAAGTAGATATAATCAGCAAATTACCAGATAACTTGATTCATGAAATCCTCTCTTTTATTGATACGAAATATGCAGTACAAACTAGTGTTTTGTCcaaaagatggaaaaatatttgggTCTCTCTCCCTTACATATCAGTAGATTGGACTTCATTTAAAAAAGACATAATATATGATCTCGGTGAAACTTTGTGTAAGTTTCTAACTTTTGTCGACAAGGTATTCGAGTTCCATGATGACTCTGATATACAGAGTATTAAACTGGGGTGTGTCATACTGGATGCCATTTCTGTAGAAGCTCTTAATAGATGGATCCTTGCGGCCGTAAATCATAACGTTAAAGACCTGGATATAAGTGGTTCTTACTTACATGACTCGGCATATGAGATTCCTCATCAAATCCTTAATTCTATATCATTGAAGAGTTTGATTATTATATTGCTTGGGGACTGTTTTGGTGGTACAAATATTATTCTACAGAAGTCAATGAGTTTACCTCAATTGAAAACACTGTGGCTTGCAGGAATTTCTATCTCTAATTTAGACTTACAAAGGCTTTTCTCAAGCTGTCCACTGATGGAAACATTATTTATGCAAAAATGTGATGTACAAACAAGCAATCAGAGGAATATCATTATTGATTCTCACAGCCTTCAAAGGGTTAGACTATTCGAGAATCGTTATACACATCTTGGTTTGGCAGATCATACTTTTACTTGCACTACAAAGATATCTGCTCCAAATCTCATGGGATTCATGTGCACAGGCTTCATGACTGAAGATTGTCCCCTAGAAAACCTTTCTTCTCTAGGCTATGCTCGATTTGATATGAGATTAACAAAAGAAGCGGATGAAACTGCACAAACATATTTTGAGCTGCCCGCTGAGGAAAAAGAAGTGTTCGCTAGACGTATGATGAAATTTGTAGGAGTGGTTCGTAGCGTGCGACACCTGACACTATCATCTGGGTTCCTTGAG GTTCTCTTACAAGCTCCTGGCATATTAGACCGCCAACCCCCTCAACTTTGCAACTTAGGAACTATGAAGCTGGGAATGAGGTTTACAAGAGGCTGCATCCGCTCAATTGCATACTTACTCAAGATCTCTCCTATTATAACTACTCTTATCCTTGTATCAGAGGAG GCGAACTTAGCAGACGTTGAAGATGATTGGGATGCGGGATTCCCATTGACGTGCATGTATTCTCACCTCAAGTTTATCGAGATCAAAGGGGTGGAAGGATGTGATAATGAACTCAAATTTCTGAGGTTTGTGTTGAAAAACTCCATGGTCTTGGAGAAAGTGAATCTGTTCTTTCGGTCTACTAGTGACTCACTTGATGGAGGAAGACAAATAAGGAGATTTAAGAGGAACCTAAGAGCAATGCCAACAGCTTCTTCTAGTATCAAAATGAATTTCCTTTAA
- the LOC113286295 gene encoding F-box/LRR-repeat protein At3g58900-like isoform X1, whose translation MKGEEVDIISKLPDNLIHEILSFIDTKYAVQTSVLSKRWKNIWVSLPYISVDWTSFKKDIIYDLGETLCKFLTFVDKVFEFHDDSDIQSIKLGCVILDAISVEALNRWILAAVNHNVKDLDISGSYLHDSAYEIPHQILNSISLKSLIIILLGDCFGGTNIILQKSMSLPQLKTLWLAGISISNLDLQRLFSSCPLMETLFMQKCDVQTSNQRNIIIDSHSLQRVRLFENRYTHLGLADHTFTCTTKISAPNLMGFMCTGFMTEDCPLENLSSLGYARFDMRLTKEADETAQTYFELPAEEKEVFARRMMKFVGVVRSVRHLTLSSGFLEIFYLLFLKVLLQAPGILDRQPPQLCNLGTMKLGMRFTRGCIRSIAYLLKISPIITTLILVSEEANLADVEDDWDAGFPLTCMYSHLKFIEIKGVEGCDNELKFLRFVLKNSMVLEKVNLFFRSTSDSLDGGRQIRRFKRNLRAMPTASSSIKMNFL comes from the exons ATGAAAGGTGAAGAAGTAGATATAATCAGCAAATTACCAGATAACTTGATTCATGAAATCCTCTCTTTTATTGATACGAAATATGCAGTACAAACTAGTGTTTTGTCcaaaagatggaaaaatatttgggTCTCTCTCCCTTACATATCAGTAGATTGGACTTCATTTAAAAAAGACATAATATATGATCTCGGTGAAACTTTGTGTAAGTTTCTAACTTTTGTCGACAAGGTATTCGAGTTCCATGATGACTCTGATATACAGAGTATTAAACTGGGGTGTGTCATACTGGATGCCATTTCTGTAGAAGCTCTTAATAGATGGATCCTTGCGGCCGTAAATCATAACGTTAAAGACCTGGATATAAGTGGTTCTTACTTACATGACTCGGCATATGAGATTCCTCATCAAATCCTTAATTCTATATCATTGAAGAGTTTGATTATTATATTGCTTGGGGACTGTTTTGGTGGTACAAATATTATTCTACAGAAGTCAATGAGTTTACCTCAATTGAAAACACTGTGGCTTGCAGGAATTTCTATCTCTAATTTAGACTTACAAAGGCTTTTCTCAAGCTGTCCACTGATGGAAACATTATTTATGCAAAAATGTGATGTACAAACAAGCAATCAGAGGAATATCATTATTGATTCTCACAGCCTTCAAAGGGTTAGACTATTCGAGAATCGTTATACACATCTTGGTTTGGCAGATCATACTTTTACTTGCACTACAAAGATATCTGCTCCAAATCTCATGGGATTCATGTGCACAGGCTTCATGACTGAAGATTGTCCCCTAGAAAACCTTTCTTCTCTAGGCTATGCTCGATTTGATATGAGATTAACAAAAGAAGCGGATGAAACTGCACAAACATATTTTGAGCTGCCCGCTGAGGAAAAAGAAGTGTTCGCTAGACGTATGATGAAATTTGTAGGAGTGGTTCGTAGCGTGCGACACCTGACACTATCATCTGGGTTCCTTGAG ATTTTCTACCTACTCTTTCTCAAGGTTCTCTTACAAGCTCCTGGCATATTAGACCGCCAACCCCCTCAACTTTGCAACTTAGGAACTATGAAGCTGGGAATGAGGTTTACAAGAGGCTGCATCCGCTCAATTGCATACTTACTCAAGATCTCTCCTATTATAACTACTCTTATCCTTGTATCAGAGGAG GCGAACTTAGCAGACGTTGAAGATGATTGGGATGCGGGATTCCCATTGACGTGCATGTATTCTCACCTCAAGTTTATCGAGATCAAAGGGGTGGAAGGATGTGATAATGAACTCAAATTTCTGAGGTTTGTGTTGAAAAACTCCATGGTCTTGGAGAAAGTGAATCTGTTCTTTCGGTCTACTAGTGACTCACTTGATGGAGGAAGACAAATAAGGAGATTTAAGAGGAACCTAAGAGCAATGCCAACAGCTTCTTCTAGTATCAAAATGAATTTCCTTTAA